A stretch of Flavobacterium sp. N1994 DNA encodes these proteins:
- the rpmI gene encoding 50S ribosomal protein L35, giving the protein MPKMKTKSSAKKRFKVTGSGKIKRKHAFKSHILTKKSKKRKLALTHSALVHKTDEKSIKQQLRII; this is encoded by the coding sequence ATGCCTAAAATGAAAACAAAATCCAGTGCTAAGAAGCGATTCAAAGTAACTGGCTCTGGAAAAATCAAGAGAAAACACGCTTTTAAAAGTCATATCTTGACTAAAAAATCTAAAAAGCGTAAATTGGCTTTGACACACTCTGCTTTGGTTCACAAAACAGATGAGAAAAGTATCAAACAACAATTAAGAATTATCTAA
- a CDS encoding C40 family peptidase, producing MFAICNLAIIPLRAEPSDRSEIVSQVLFGEHFEITETQNQWSKIKLQYDDYEGWVDSKQYQVISEKNFKDLSKDAIILNSDLVDYVTNAKNILLPIPLGASLSFLNHSEINREGFEFEGMRASGVKAKSELIATAYLYLNAPYLWGGKTPFGVDCSGFTQMVYKLNGYKLLRDASQQSTQGDALSFIEESEPGDLAFFDNEEGRIIHVGIIMENNYIIHASGKVRIDRLDHLGIYNAEQNRHTHRLRVIKKII from the coding sequence ATGTTTGCCATTTGTAATCTTGCTATAATTCCGTTACGAGCCGAACCTAGTGACCGAAGCGAAATCGTTTCGCAAGTTTTGTTTGGTGAGCATTTTGAAATTACCGAGACCCAAAATCAATGGTCCAAAATCAAATTGCAGTATGATGATTATGAAGGTTGGGTCGATTCAAAACAGTACCAAGTTATATCTGAAAAGAATTTCAAAGACTTATCTAAAGATGCTATCATCCTTAACTCCGATTTGGTAGACTATGTAACCAATGCCAAAAACATCTTGTTACCTATTCCACTAGGCGCTTCCCTTTCTTTTTTAAATCATAGCGAAATTAACAGGGAAGGTTTCGAATTTGAAGGCATGAGAGCCAGTGGTGTGAAAGCAAAATCAGAGTTGATTGCTACTGCTTATTTGTATTTGAATGCGCCTTACTTGTGGGGTGGCAAAACGCCTTTTGGAGTGGATTGCTCAGGCTTTACGCAAATGGTTTATAAACTGAATGGCTATAAATTATTACGAGATGCTTCTCAACAATCAACACAAGGCGATGCTTTGAGTTTTATTGAGGAAAGTGAACCAGGAGATTTGGCTTTCTTTGACAATGAAGAAGGAAGGATCATCCATGTGGGCATCATTATGGAAAACAATTATATCATTCACGCCAGTGGTAAAGTTAGAATTGATAGATTAGACCACTTAGGAATATACAATGCTGAACAAAACAGACACACACACCGTTTGCGTGTCATCAAAAAAATCATTTAA
- the rplT gene encoding 50S ribosomal protein L20 produces MPRSVNSVAKRARRKKIMKQAKGFFGRRKNVWTVAKNAVEKAMCYAYRDRKVNKRNFRALWIQRINAGARLEGMSYSQFMGKVKANGIELNRKVLADLAMNHPEAFKAVLKKVK; encoded by the coding sequence ATGCCAAGATCAGTAAATTCAGTTGCTAAAAGAGCAAGAAGAAAAAAGATAATGAAGCAAGCCAAAGGTTTCTTTGGTCGTCGTAAAAACGTTTGGACGGTTGCTAAAAATGCGGTGGAGAAAGCTATGTGCTATGCTTACCGCGATAGAAAAGTGAACAAAAGAAATTTCCGTGCTTTATGGATTCAACGTATCAACGCTGGAGCTCGTCTAGAAGGAATGTCTTATTCACAGTTTATGGGTAAAGTAAAAGCTAACGGTATCGAATTGAACCGTAAAGTTCTTGCGGATTTAGCAATGAATCACCCAGAAGCTTTCAAAGCAGTACTTAAAAAAGTAAAATAA
- a CDS encoding endonuclease III domain-containing protein, whose product MELFNQTNHWAEKLQPLIQKYQGKKHPLDYQNTYQLMVMVILSARDSDANINKIAPQLFEAFPSLESLTQINLETLLPYVSKVTNFNSKASWILEIAQTLKEDKNIPQTMVELTALKGIGRKSANVIMRETNAPAEGIIADLHVIRVAPRIGIIPETADGIKAEKLLMQALPKDIWSEIGMAISFLGRETCRPSKPKCPECPLQNDCKYPLKTI is encoded by the coding sequence ATGGAACTATTTAACCAAACCAATCACTGGGCAGAAAAACTGCAACCACTAATTCAAAAATACCAAGGCAAAAAACATCCTCTTGACTATCAAAATACCTATCAACTGATGGTAATGGTGATTTTATCAGCACGTGATTCCGATGCCAACATTAATAAAATAGCTCCACAACTCTTTGAAGCATTTCCAAGTTTGGAATCGTTAACACAGATAAACCTAGAAACTTTACTTCCCTATGTTTCTAAGGTTACCAATTTCAATTCAAAAGCTTCTTGGATATTGGAGATTGCTCAAACTCTTAAAGAAGACAAAAATATTCCACAAACCATGGTCGAATTAACAGCCTTAAAAGGAATCGGAAGAAAATCTGCCAATGTCATTATGCGTGAAACCAATGCGCCAGCCGAAGGAATTATAGCCGATTTACACGTTATAAGAGTAGCACCCAGAATAGGAATCATTCCTGAAACCGCAGATGGTATTAAAGCAGAAAAACTCTTAATGCAGGCGTTACCCAAAGATATATGGAGCGAAATCGGTATGGCAATCTCTTTCCTTGGAAGGGAAACCTGTAGACCATCCAAACCAAAATGCCCCGAATGTCCTCTTCAAAATGACTGTAAATATCCATTAAAGACTATTTAG
- a CDS encoding alpha-1,4-glucan--maltose-1-phosphate maltosyltransferase: MQNQTRIIIENVSPQLDGGAFFIKRIVGQKVTVTANVFSDGHDVVACSVKFKHEKEKKWQEIRMVETGNDEWIAEFKVDKQGFYSYFVEGWVDYALNWQHGTQRKIEDNQYVKSELLEGAEYCEAILKEVSKEEKAYLTSAIKAFQDEKQYDKAVAIALSAELHHIFKQYPTRTLANASAELKVYVDRKKALFSTWYEFFPRSASQEKGKHGTFKDCEKLLPRVAAMGFDTLYFPPIHPIGEVNRKGKNNATNAQPGDVGSPWGIGSKHGGHKSTHPELGTIDDFKSLVKTAKKLNIEVAMDYALQAAPDHPYVKDFPQWFKWRPDGTVQYAENPPKKYQDIQPIYFESGDWKNLWKELLDVALFWVEECDIRVFRVDNPHTKPFYFWGWLIAEVKKKHPDVLFLAEAFTRPKIMHELAKQGFTQSYTYFTWRNTKAELIEYVEELSKTEQKEFFRPNFWPNTPDILPYALQSGHESVYLHKYFLAATLSSSIGIYGPVYEYMISEAMPGKEEYHNSEKYEFYNWDWSVQNKLITVISRLNKIRHEQPSLQQTNNIQFCATDNDQVLAYYKYDDDKLDETLMICSIDPYYAKQAWVQLPLQALGVHPGQPIKVIELITGNSYIWDKEWNFVELNPALPFHLFKIVK; this comes from the coding sequence ATGCAAAACCAAACCCGAATAATAATTGAAAATGTTTCTCCACAACTTGACGGTGGAGCTTTTTTTATCAAAAGAATTGTAGGTCAAAAAGTAACTGTTACTGCTAATGTTTTTTCTGATGGTCATGATGTCGTAGCCTGTAGTGTAAAATTTAAACACGAAAAAGAAAAGAAGTGGCAAGAGATTAGAATGGTTGAAACAGGGAATGATGAATGGATAGCCGAATTTAAAGTAGACAAACAAGGATTCTATTCCTATTTTGTAGAAGGTTGGGTGGATTATGCTTTGAATTGGCAACACGGAACCCAACGAAAAATTGAAGATAATCAATATGTAAAATCAGAATTATTAGAAGGGGCTGAATATTGTGAAGCTATTCTAAAAGAGGTTAGTAAAGAGGAGAAAGCCTATTTGACTTCCGCTATCAAAGCATTTCAAGATGAAAAACAATACGATAAGGCAGTAGCTATTGCTTTGTCAGCAGAATTGCATCATATATTTAAACAGTATCCAACACGAACATTAGCCAATGCTTCTGCAGAATTGAAGGTATATGTAGATAGAAAAAAAGCTTTATTTAGTACGTGGTATGAATTTTTTCCTCGCTCGGCATCCCAAGAAAAGGGAAAGCACGGCACTTTTAAAGACTGTGAAAAATTGTTGCCAAGAGTGGCTGCGATGGGATTTGATACTTTGTATTTTCCACCAATACATCCTATTGGTGAAGTGAATCGAAAAGGGAAAAACAACGCTACCAATGCACAACCTGGAGATGTTGGTTCGCCATGGGGAATAGGTTCTAAGCATGGTGGACATAAATCGACGCATCCAGAATTAGGAACAATTGACGATTTCAAATCCTTAGTTAAAACAGCAAAAAAACTAAATATTGAAGTCGCTATGGATTATGCTTTACAAGCTGCTCCAGATCATCCGTATGTAAAAGATTTTCCACAATGGTTCAAATGGCGTCCAGACGGAACTGTGCAATATGCTGAAAATCCACCTAAGAAATACCAAGATATTCAACCTATTTATTTTGAAAGTGGTGATTGGAAAAACCTTTGGAAAGAGTTATTGGATGTAGCTTTATTTTGGGTAGAAGAATGTGATATCAGAGTATTTAGAGTCGATAATCCACATACCAAACCATTTTATTTTTGGGGTTGGCTTATTGCCGAAGTGAAGAAAAAGCATCCTGATGTATTGTTTTTGGCGGAAGCTTTTACTCGACCTAAAATTATGCATGAGTTGGCTAAACAAGGGTTTACACAATCCTATACTTATTTCACATGGAGAAATACCAAAGCAGAGTTGATTGAATATGTGGAAGAATTATCTAAAACAGAACAAAAGGAATTCTTCCGACCTAACTTTTGGCCGAATACTCCAGATATATTGCCGTATGCTTTGCAAAGCGGACATGAAAGCGTTTACCTTCACAAATACTTTTTGGCTGCGACTTTAAGTTCTAGTATTGGAATTTATGGACCTGTTTATGAGTATATGATTTCGGAAGCTATGCCTGGAAAAGAAGAATACCACAATTCCGAGAAATATGAATTTTATAATTGGGATTGGTCAGTTCAGAATAAATTGATTACCGTTATTTCTCGATTGAATAAAATTAGACACGAGCAACCTTCCTTGCAACAAACCAATAACATCCAATTTTGTGCTACCGACAATGATCAAGTTTTGGCATATTACAAATATGATGATGATAAACTAGATGAAACGTTAATGATTTGCAGTATTGATCCTTATTATGCAAAACAAGCATGGGTTCAATTGCCTTTGCAAGCTTTGGGAGTTCATCCGGGACAACCAATTAAAGTGATTGAATTGATTACTGGAAACAGTTACATTTGGGATAAAGAATGGAATTTTGTCGAATTAAATCCAGCCTTGCCCTTCCATTTATTTAAAATTGTGAAATAG
- a CDS encoding alpha-amylase family glycosyl hydrolase — MKNSAKILLSFLVITASSCLKKNDEPSTDDSRYQPKEYVELKHPEWAKNATIYEANIRQFTPEGTFKAFESHLPRIKAMGIDIIWLMPINPIGVEKRKGTLGSEYSVKDYYGVNPEFGTKADFKHLVDKIHSMGMHIIVDWVANHSAWDNPLAKEHPDWYTKTDEGNFQPTPWYDWDDVIDFDYEQPGIRKYMTEALVYWVKDFDIDGYRCDTAGFLPTDFWDNARAEMDAVKPVFMLAEWESRDLHKKAFDMTYSWTFFDKMTAVTRDKKSMGGLVEYMAHDVSTFPRDGYRMLFTDNHDMNSWNHNMFFNFGDGLEASMVLCGTVNGMPLVYGGQEAGLSKSLKFFDKDLIDWSKMPYEGLFKKLFDLKHSNHALWNGKEGGVMVRIFNDKQDQVISFSRTKDKDRVITIVNYSDKPTSVKLNSKFQKGDYTEWFTGVKTTLKGDDVLELKPWQYMVLVK, encoded by the coding sequence ATGAAAAATTCAGCTAAAATACTTTTATCATTTTTAGTGATTACTGCCTCAAGTTGTCTTAAAAAAAATGATGAACCATCAACCGATGATTCTAGATACCAACCCAAAGAATATGTAGAATTGAAGCACCCGGAATGGGCTAAAAATGCTACCATTTACGAAGCCAACATTCGTCAATTCACGCCCGAAGGAACATTCAAAGCCTTTGAATCGCATTTACCAAGAATCAAAGCTATGGGTATTGATATCATCTGGCTAATGCCAATAAACCCTATTGGAGTAGAGAAAAGAAAAGGGACTTTAGGCAGCGAGTATTCAGTGAAAGATTATTATGGAGTTAATCCAGAGTTTGGCACTAAAGCCGATTTTAAACATTTGGTGGATAAAATTCACAGTATGGGAATGCATATAATTGTGGATTGGGTAGCAAATCATTCGGCATGGGATAATCCCTTAGCCAAAGAACATCCCGACTGGTATACTAAAACAGATGAGGGCAATTTTCAACCTACTCCATGGTATGATTGGGATGATGTAATTGATTTTGATTATGAACAACCTGGGATTAGAAAATACATGACCGAAGCTTTAGTGTATTGGGTGAAAGATTTTGATATTGATGGGTATCGTTGTGATACGGCTGGTTTTCTTCCCACTGATTTTTGGGACAATGCTAGAGCTGAAATGGATGCTGTAAAACCCGTTTTTATGTTGGCCGAATGGGAATCTCGTGACTTACACAAAAAAGCTTTTGACATGACGTATTCTTGGACTTTCTTTGATAAAATGACTGCAGTTACTCGCGATAAAAAAAGCATGGGAGGTCTAGTAGAATATATGGCGCATGATGTGAGTACGTTCCCGCGTGATGGATACCGCATGCTGTTTACTGACAATCATGATATGAATTCTTGGAACCACAATATGTTTTTTAATTTTGGTGACGGATTAGAAGCTTCAATGGTTTTGTGTGGCACTGTTAACGGAATGCCATTGGTTTATGGCGGACAAGAAGCTGGACTTAGCAAATCACTAAAGTTTTTCGACAAAGATTTAATCGATTGGAGTAAGATGCCTTATGAAGGTTTGTTCAAAAAACTCTTCGATTTAAAACATAGCAATCATGCTTTATGGAACGGTAAAGAAGGTGGTGTAATGGTTCGGATTTTTAACGACAAACAAGACCAAGTGATTTCGTTTTCAAGAACTAAGGATAAGGATAGAGTAATTACAATAGTTAATTACAGCGACAAGCCAACCTCCGTAAAACTCAATTCAAAATTCCAAAAAGGAGATTATACGGAATGGTTTACTGGAGTAAAAACAACACTCAAAGGTGATGATGTTTTAGAACTCAAGCCTTGGCAGTATATGGTTTTAGTAAAATAA
- a CDS encoding acetyl-CoA C-acyltransferase, translating to MSKKVVIVSAVRTPIGSFMGSLSTVTATQLGAVAIKGALDKINLDPNLVDEVLMGNVVQAGVGQAPARQAARFAGLPDTIPCTTINKVCASGMKAVMQGAQAIMVGDADIVVAGGMENMSLIPHYVHLRNGVKFGPTSMIDGMQKDGLTDAYDNNAMGVCADMCAAEYKISREEQDAFAIQSYERSAKAWEAGKFNNEVVPVSIPQRRGEPIVFAKDEEFTNVKLDKIPSLNAVFTKEGTVTAANASTINDGAAALVLMSEEKAQSLGLKPLAYIKSYADAEQEPKWFTTSPAKALPKALDKVGLAVSDVDYFEFNEAFAVVGLANAKILGLANDKVNVNGGAVSLGHPLGCSGARIIVTLINVLEQNNAKIGAAAICNGGGGASAIVIERA from the coding sequence ATGAGTAAAAAAGTAGTTATCGTTTCAGCAGTTAGAACCCCTATTGGAAGTTTTATGGGATCATTATCCACTGTTACTGCTACCCAATTAGGTGCCGTTGCCATCAAAGGTGCCTTAGATAAAATTAATTTAGACCCCAACTTAGTAGACGAAGTTTTAATGGGTAATGTAGTTCAGGCTGGCGTAGGACAAGCTCCTGCTCGTCAAGCGGCTCGTTTTGCTGGTTTACCTGATACTATCCCCTGCACTACCATTAACAAAGTGTGTGCTTCTGGAATGAAAGCTGTGATGCAAGGTGCTCAAGCTATCATGGTAGGAGATGCTGATATCGTTGTGGCGGGCGGAATGGAAAACATGAGTTTGATTCCCCATTACGTTCATTTGAGAAATGGCGTTAAATTTGGTCCAACCTCTATGATCGACGGAATGCAGAAAGACGGATTGACAGATGCGTATGATAACAATGCAATGGGAGTTTGTGCCGATATGTGTGCTGCCGAATATAAAATATCAAGAGAAGAGCAAGATGCTTTCGCTATTCAATCGTATGAGCGTTCTGCTAAGGCTTGGGAAGCTGGGAAATTCAATAATGAAGTAGTTCCTGTTTCTATTCCTCAACGTCGTGGAGAACCGATTGTTTTTGCTAAAGACGAAGAATTCACTAATGTGAAATTAGATAAAATACCATCCCTAAATGCTGTCTTTACCAAAGAAGGAACTGTTACAGCAGCCAATGCTTCTACTATTAATGATGGAGCAGCTGCTTTAGTTTTAATGAGTGAAGAAAAAGCACAATCCTTAGGTTTAAAACCATTAGCTTATATCAAATCATACGCTGATGCAGAACAAGAGCCAAAATGGTTTACCACCTCTCCTGCTAAAGCCTTACCAAAGGCATTAGACAAAGTAGGTTTAGCTGTTTCAGATGTTGATTATTTCGAATTCAATGAAGCTTTTGCTGTAGTAGGTTTAGCCAATGCTAAAATTCTTGGTTTGGCTAATGATAAAGTAAATGTAAATGGTGGAGCGGTATCTTTAGGACATCCTCTAGGGTGCTCTGGAGCTAGAATCATAGTAACTCTAATCAATGTCTTAGAACAAAATAACGCCAAAATTGGTGCAGCAGCTATCTGTAATGGTGGTGGTGGCGCCTCTGCTATTGTTATTGAAAGAGCTTAA
- the infC gene encoding translation initiation factor IF-3 — protein MNDLIRGVSEVRLVGENIEPGVFKFSEALRLAEEQEVDLVEISPNAVPPVCKLMDYGKFIYEQKKRDKQLKAKSTQIVVKEIRFGPQTDEHDYEFKRKNAEKFLKEGAKLKAFVFFKGRSIIYKEQGQILLLRLAQDLEEYGKVEAMPVLEGKRMIMFIAPKKKSK, from the coding sequence ATTAATGATTTAATTCGTGGTGTTTCTGAAGTCCGTTTAGTAGGAGAAAACATTGAGCCAGGAGTATTTAAATTCTCTGAAGCTTTGCGTTTAGCTGAAGAGCAAGAAGTAGATTTGGTAGAAATTTCTCCCAATGCCGTTCCTCCTGTATGCAAATTGATGGATTATGGGAAGTTTATTTATGAACAAAAGAAAAGAGATAAACAACTAAAAGCAAAATCTACACAAATTGTTGTAAAAGAGATTCGTTTTGGTCCACAGACAGATGAGCACGATTATGAATTTAAAAGAAAGAATGCTGAAAAGTTCCTTAAAGAAGGTGCCAAATTAAAAGCATTTGTATTTTTTAAGGGTCGTTCCATCATCTATAAAGAACAAGGTCAAATCTTATTGTTGCGTTTGGCACAAGATTTAGAAGAATACGGAAAAGTCGAAGCGATGCCGGTTCTAGAAGGAAAGAGAATGATTATGTTCATTGCTCCAAAAAAGAAAAGTAAGTAA
- the thrS gene encoding threonine--tRNA ligase has protein sequence MIKITLPDGSVKEFAKGTTPMDVAKSISEGLARNVISAVFNGTTVETETELTTDGSLILYTWNDKEGKKAFWHSTSHVMAQVLEEQFPGIKLTLGPAIDNGFYYDVDFGDQKITDADFKRIEDRVLEVSREKHEFKMRPVSKAEALAIYKDNEYKTELISNLEDGTITFCDHANFFDLCRGGHIPNTGIIKAMKIMSVAGAYWRGDEKNKQLTRVYGVSFPKQKDLTDYLELLEEAKRRDHRKLGKELELFAFSQKVGQGLPLWLPKGAALRDRLEQFLKRAQKKAGYEQVVTPHIGQKELYVTSGHYAKYGADSFQPIHTPAEGEEFLLKPMNCPHHCEIYNNKPWSYKDLPKRYAEFGTVYRYEQSGELHGLTRVRGFTQDDAHIFCTPDQLDSEFKKVIDLVLYVFGSLGFENFTAQVSLRDQENRDKYIGSDENWEKAESAIISAAKDKGLNYVIEYGEAAFYGPKLDFMVKDALGRQWQLGTIQVDYNLPERFELTYKGADDKLHRPVMIHRAPFGSMERFIAILLEHTAGNFPLWLMPEQAIILSLSEKYENYAKKVLELLENHEIRALIDNRNETIGKKIREAEVQKMPFMLIVGEEEEKNGTISVRRHGQEGKGNITVTIEEFARIVNEEIAKTLKTFEV, from the coding sequence ATGATAAAGATTACACTACCTGACGGTTCGGTTAAGGAGTTTGCGAAAGGCACAACTCCCATGGATGTTGCAAAAAGCATCAGTGAAGGATTAGCGCGAAATGTGATTTCGGCTGTTTTTAATGGTACAACAGTTGAAACGGAAACGGAATTAACCACCGATGGTTCTCTTATATTATATACGTGGAATGACAAAGAAGGAAAGAAAGCTTTTTGGCATTCGACCTCACACGTAATGGCTCAGGTTTTAGAAGAGCAATTTCCAGGAATCAAGTTAACACTTGGTCCTGCCATTGATAATGGATTTTATTATGATGTGGATTTTGGTGATCAAAAAATTACTGATGCGGACTTTAAGAGAATTGAAGACCGCGTTTTAGAAGTTTCGAGAGAGAAACATGAATTTAAAATGCGTCCGGTTTCAAAAGCAGAAGCCTTAGCTATTTATAAAGATAACGAATATAAAACCGAATTGATTTCGAATTTAGAAGACGGAACGATTACGTTTTGTGATCATGCTAATTTCTTTGATTTGTGTCGTGGTGGCCATATTCCGAATACTGGAATTATCAAAGCCATGAAAATCATGAGTGTGGCAGGAGCTTATTGGAGAGGTGATGAAAAGAATAAGCAATTGACAAGAGTTTATGGAGTTTCCTTCCCTAAGCAAAAAGATTTGACCGATTACTTAGAATTATTGGAAGAAGCGAAACGTCGTGATCATAGAAAACTTGGGAAAGAATTGGAATTATTCGCTTTCTCTCAAAAAGTGGGTCAAGGTCTACCATTATGGTTACCTAAAGGAGCTGCCTTAAGAGATAGATTAGAGCAGTTCTTAAAAAGGGCTCAGAAAAAAGCAGGATACGAACAAGTAGTTACTCCACATATTGGACAAAAAGAATTGTATGTTACATCAGGTCACTATGCTAAATATGGTGCTGATAGTTTTCAACCGATTCATACTCCTGCAGAAGGTGAAGAGTTTTTGTTAAAACCTATGAACTGTCCACATCACTGTGAGATATACAATAACAAGCCTTGGTCTTATAAAGATTTGCCAAAGCGTTATGCTGAATTTGGAACCGTTTACCGTTATGAGCAATCAGGAGAGTTGCATGGTTTGACACGCGTTCGTGGATTTACTCAGGATGATGCCCATATTTTTTGCACACCAGATCAATTAGATTCTGAGTTTAAAAAAGTAATTGACTTGGTACTGTATGTTTTTGGCTCATTAGGATTTGAAAACTTTACAGCTCAAGTTTCGTTGAGAGATCAAGAGAATAGAGATAAATATATTGGCAGCGACGAAAACTGGGAAAAAGCAGAAAGTGCTATCATTAGTGCTGCAAAAGACAAAGGGTTGAATTACGTTATTGAATATGGTGAAGCTGCTTTCTATGGCCCGAAATTGGATTTCATGGTAAAAGATGCTTTGGGAAGACAATGGCAATTGGGAACCATTCAGGTAGATTATAACCTTCCAGAGCGTTTCGAATTAACTTACAAAGGAGCGGATGACAAATTACATCGCCCTGTGATGATTCACCGTGCACCTTTTGGTTCGATGGAGCGTTTTATCGCTATTTTACTGGAACATACGGCTGGAAATTTCCCATTATGGTTGATGCCAGAGCAAGCTATAATATTGTCTTTGAGCGAGAAATATGAAAATTATGCGAAAAAAGTTTTAGAATTGCTAGAAAATCACGAAATTCGCGCCCTAATTGACAACCGCAACGAGACGATTGGAAAGAAAATCAGAGAAGCTGAAGTTCAGAAAATGCCGTTTATGCTGATAGTTGGAGAGGAAGAAGAGAAAAACGGAACCATATCTGTTCGTCGTCACGGTCAAGAAGGAAAAGGGAATATTACGGTTACAATTGAAGAATTTGCAAGAATTGTAAACGAAGAAATTGCCAAAACATTAAAAACATTTGAAGTTTAA
- a CDS encoding alpha/beta fold hydrolase, with protein MTKKVSIPNQSLQIPKAITVTAKLLQAISKKLATLFAAKLFTTPLKHSIPKRELHMERDSKQQKLWIPKINKEINVYHYGEGKHKILLVHGWSGRGTQLVKIADELLQNGFSTISFDAPAHGKSGSKTTLMPEFIASILEIEKQFGPFEFAVGHSLGGMSILNAIKQGLEVKKAVIIGSGDIIQDILDSFVLKLKLKPEIAYIMKAHFEKKFGEPMEKYSASFAAQSIAIPVLVIHDENDDEIAVKAAHNIHSNLKNGSLLITEKLGHRKILGDKKVNESMLNFISK; from the coding sequence ATGACAAAAAAAGTCAGCATACCCAATCAATCATTGCAAATTCCTAAAGCAATTACCGTAACCGCTAAATTATTACAAGCAATTTCTAAGAAATTAGCAACGCTTTTTGCTGCAAAACTATTCACAACGCCACTAAAACACAGTATTCCGAAGAGAGAATTACACATGGAACGGGATAGTAAACAACAAAAGCTATGGATCCCCAAAATCAATAAAGAAATAAATGTTTATCACTACGGAGAAGGTAAACACAAAATACTCCTAGTTCACGGTTGGTCAGGACGCGGAACCCAACTAGTGAAAATCGCTGATGAATTACTTCAAAATGGATTTTCAACCATTAGTTTTGATGCACCAGCCCACGGAAAATCAGGCAGTAAAACAACTCTAATGCCCGAATTCATAGCGTCTATTTTAGAGATAGAAAAACAATTTGGTCCGTTCGAATTTGCTGTTGGTCATTCCCTAGGAGGCATGTCTATACTGAACGCCATCAAACAAGGTTTGGAGGTTAAAAAAGCAGTAATCATTGGGAGCGGAGATATTATTCAGGACATTTTAGATTCCTTTGTTTTAAAATTAAAACTAAAACCCGAAATCGCCTACATAATGAAAGCTCATTTTGAAAAGAAATTTGGAGAACCTATGGAAAAGTATTCTGCTAGCTTTGCGGCTCAATCTATAGCAATTCCAGTGCTAGTCATTCATGATGAAAATGATGATGAAATAGCTGTAAAGGCTGCGCATAATATCCATTCTAATTTAAAAAACGGAAGCCTTCTCATCACCGAAAAATTAGGACACAGAAAAATTTTAGGAGACAAAAAAGTAAACGAAAGTATGCTTAACTTTATTTCAAAGTAA